The following coding sequences lie in one Panicum virgatum strain AP13 chromosome 6N, P.virgatum_v5, whole genome shotgun sequence genomic window:
- the LOC120679836 gene encoding transcription factor bHLH14-like, producing the protein MQLIMDELVSSTPPFFSTADHHLLRDLELELLFCNGLDQWMVADEPLDLDGATWGDDGSGGSASAGNNDDLSVEPPPPAAPKRRRGRKPRPRANGPPISHVEAERQRRDKLNRRFCELRAAVPTVSRMDKASLLADAATYIAELRDRVEQLEAEAKQASAATTVAAATTPLLGLGLEEKLEVRVVARDAAALRLTSAARHAPACLMDALQSLDLPVQHACVTRLGGVTVQDAVVDVPAGLRDERGLHAALLHKLQRSV; encoded by the coding sequence ATGCAATTAATAATGGATGAGCTCGTCTCCTCCACGCCCCCCTTCTTCTCCACCGCCGACCACCACCTCCTGCGGGacctcgagctcgagctcctgTTCTGCAATGGCCTGGACCAATGGATGGTGGCCGACGAGCCCCTGGACCTGGATGGCGCCACATGGGGCGACGACGGCTCGGGCGGCTCGGCGTCGGCGGGCAACAACGACGACCtgtccgtcgagccgccgccgccggccgcgccgaagaggcggcgcggccggaaGCCCAGGCCCCGGGCCAACGGCCCGCCCATCAGCCACGTGgaggcggagcggcagcggcgggacaAGCTGAACCGCCGCTTCTGCGAGCTCCGGGCCGCCGTGCCCACGGTGTCCCGGATGGACAAGGCGTCcctcctcgccgacgccgccacctACATCGCCGAGCTCCGCGACCGCGTCGAGCAGCTCGAGGCCGAGGCCAAGCAGGCCTCCGCTGCCACCACGGTGGCGGCCGCCACCACCCCCttgctcggcctcggcctcgagGAGAAGCTGGAGGTGCGGGTGGTGGcgcgggacgcggcggcgctgcgcctgACGTCCGCGGCGCGCCACGCCCCCGCGTGCCTGATGGACGCGCTCCAGTCGCTGGACCTGCCCGTGCAGCACGCGTGCGTGACCCGCCTGGGCGGCGTCACCGTGCAGGACGCCGTCGTCGACGTGCCCGCCGGGCTGCGGGACGAGCGCGGCCTCCACGCCGCGCTGCTGCACAAGCTCCAGCGGAGCGTCTAG